One Mesorhizobium sp. L-2-11 genomic region harbors:
- a CDS encoding ParA family protein has product MPVISFANPKGGAGKTTSALLLAGELAAKGARVAIIDADPERWISQWAKLPGKPATIDIIADVSEDTIVDHIESAAKKAQFVIVDLEGTASLMVANAIGMSDLVLIPTQGASMDAKGAAKTIKLIRNQERMARRTIAHSILLTRTSAAVASRALRNVRDQLDKAGIDVLTTSIVERAAYRDIFDYGGLLSELTPDQVSNVEKARENARAFAGEVIARLKSAAVAPKVA; this is encoded by the coding sequence ATGCCTGTTATTTCTTTTGCCAACCCTAAAGGGGGAGCCGGAAAAACAACCTCAGCCTTGCTTCTTGCCGGAGAACTTGCCGCCAAGGGCGCACGTGTCGCCATCATCGACGCAGACCCCGAGCGCTGGATCTCCCAGTGGGCGAAACTTCCCGGCAAGCCAGCCACGATCGACATCATCGCGGACGTGAGCGAAGACACCATCGTCGACCACATCGAGAGCGCAGCGAAGAAGGCGCAGTTCGTCATCGTCGACCTTGAAGGCACTGCGAGCCTTATGGTGGCGAACGCTATCGGTATGTCTGACCTTGTCCTCATTCCCACGCAGGGCGCGTCAATGGATGCGAAGGGCGCGGCCAAGACCATCAAACTCATCCGAAATCAGGAGCGCATGGCGCGGCGGACCATTGCTCACAGCATCCTGCTCACGCGCACCAGCGCCGCTGTCGCATCACGGGCACTGCGCAACGTGCGCGACCAACTGGACAAGGCCGGCATTGACGTCCTGACAACCTCGATAGTCGAACGAGCCGCTTATCGCGACATCTTCGACTATGGCGGCTTGCTGTCCGAGCTAACGCCGGACCAGGTCAGCAACGTCGAAAAGGCTCGGGAGAACGCCCGCGCCTTTGCTGGCGAAGTCATCGCCAGGCTCAAGAGCGCGGCCGTTGCGCCCAAGGTGGCCTGA
- a CDS encoding helix-turn-helix domain-containing protein: MQNDPQTAFIESARKLKSRIVAPGAVPRPADVPAGSAERRKRSLNTCHRYAQTELPRKAPLRGSRAYVPELAARIEDDPNLTDGARRCARKLAELTYRQNREGRTLPVTVTYLATALGRCRRTVQRYLRQLEREGYVAVDVVISQRARMCVGLVVQLLAPLLAAHHHHRWPGSLGNPGVTSMSLNQSKSYYSKAKDYYARVESQRMGVQQWAMRCMDGIFRSYMKTNPLAGLPAIATT; encoded by the coding sequence ATGCAAAATGATCCGCAAACCGCGTTCATCGAATCGGCGCGCAAGCTCAAGAGTCGAATCGTAGCTCCGGGAGCCGTTCCGCGACCGGCAGATGTGCCGGCTGGCAGCGCCGAACGGCGCAAGCGGTCGCTCAATACCTGCCATCGCTATGCGCAGACGGAGCTGCCGCGCAAGGCCCCACTGCGCGGCAGCCGCGCCTATGTGCCGGAACTGGCGGCCCGCATCGAGGACGATCCCAATCTGACCGACGGCGCGCGCCGCTGCGCGCGGAAGCTCGCCGAGCTGACCTATCGCCAGAACAGGGAAGGCCGGACGCTGCCGGTGACAGTCACTTACCTCGCGACCGCGCTCGGCCGTTGCCGCCGTACGGTGCAACGCTATCTCCGCCAGTTGGAGAGGGAGGGCTATGTCGCGGTTGATGTGGTGATCTCGCAGCGCGCGCGCATGTGCGTCGGTCTTGTCGTGCAGCTGCTCGCGCCGCTTCTCGCTGCGCATCACCACCACCGCTGGCCCGGAAGTCTTGGAAATCCAGGGGTGACATCAATGTCATTGAATCAGAGCAAGAGTTACTATTCCAAGGCGAAGGACTACTATGCGCGGGTGGAAAGCCAACGCATGGGCGTCCAGCAATGGGCGATGCGCTGCATGGATGGGATATTCCGCAGCTATATGAAAACCAACCCGCTCGCCGGGCTGCCAGCAATCGCCACCACGTAA
- a CDS encoding DNA methyltransferase, which produces MNQTNLTSRNVVHQGDCISIMRQMPARSVDFILTDPPYLVRYQSRDGRRIINDDNGSWLEPAAREMFRVLKPDSLCVSFYGWTQTDRFMSAWRAAGFRIVGHMVFRKKYASAARFVSYTHESAYVLAKGQPALPENPPADVIDFPYTGNKLHPTQKPVAILKPLIEAFCPQGGLVLDPFCGSGSTLVAACEVDCDYVGIELDRTYHGIAARRLAA; this is translated from the coding sequence ATGAACCAGACAAATCTCACTTCCCGCAACGTGGTCCATCAGGGTGACTGCATCAGCATCATGCGGCAGATGCCGGCCCGGTCGGTCGACTTCATCCTGACCGACCCGCCCTATCTCGTGCGCTATCAATCCCGCGACGGCCGCCGCATCATCAACGATGACAACGGAAGCTGGCTGGAGCCGGCGGCGCGGGAGATGTTCCGAGTTTTGAAGCCCGACAGCCTGTGCGTGAGCTTCTATGGCTGGACGCAAACCGACCGCTTCATGAGCGCCTGGCGCGCGGCCGGATTCCGGATTGTTGGCCACATGGTCTTTCGCAAGAAATACGCCTCAGCCGCCCGGTTCGTGAGCTACACGCACGAATCCGCCTATGTGCTGGCCAAGGGTCAACCGGCCCTGCCGGAGAACCCGCCGGCCGATGTCATCGATTTCCCGTATACTGGAAACAAGCTGCACCCGACGCAGAAGCCGGTGGCCATTCTGAAGCCGCTCATCGAGGCGTTCTGCCCGCAAGGCGGGCTGGTACTGGACCCGTTCTGCGGCTCAGGCTCGACGCTGGTCGCGGCTTGTGAGGTTGATTGCGACTATGTCGGCATCGAGCTGGACCGGACCTATCACGGCATTGCCGCCCGGAGGCTGGCGGCCTGA
- a CDS encoding recombinase family protein translates to MKAILPNAEQGAPLRAALYMRVSTGRQAESDLSIPDQRRQATAFCAARGWPVAAEFVDAGLSGTTDNRPELQRLLEMATGGGSPFDVVVVHSLSRFMRDAFLQEMHVRRLAKAGVRLVSMTQEVGDDPVGVMVRQVFALFDEYQSNEIRKHVSRSMNENARQGFWNGAAPPFGYTTVAAGERGARIKKKLAVDTVEAETVRLIFRLVMEGDGTSGPMGIKAAACWLNERGYRTRGGARWGIGPLHALVTNTVYKGEAVFNRRDSKTRKEKPASEHIVVACDAIIEPARFDALQASLKARNPKASPPRVVTGPILLTGIATCASCGGGMTLRTGKSGRYRYYACATCAQKGKSACKGRSVPMDRLDDAVMARISDELLTPERVADLLHGLMDRQTRKDADYAARLSALRAKLSGAEARLGRLYQAIENGIADPADPTLKDRVAAIKTERDIAQAAFDRAVAEMRPEARITEDRIAAFVDVMRQNVLTGDTSFRRAYLRAVIDNVEVDDTEIRIHGRRTVLERLVMGGGAAPAGVPSFVREWRTRQDSNL, encoded by the coding sequence ATGAAGGCCATACTACCGAATGCCGAACAGGGTGCGCCGCTCAGGGCCGCACTCTACATGCGCGTATCCACGGGCCGTCAGGCCGAAAGCGACCTGTCGATTCCTGACCAGCGCCGTCAGGCGACAGCCTTCTGTGCGGCGCGCGGCTGGCCAGTCGCAGCAGAGTTCGTCGATGCCGGACTTTCGGGCACGACGGACAATCGCCCCGAGCTTCAGCGGCTGCTAGAAATGGCCACCGGCGGCGGTTCGCCATTTGATGTCGTGGTCGTCCATTCGCTCAGCCGCTTCATGCGCGATGCGTTCTTGCAGGAAATGCACGTTCGCCGGCTCGCCAAGGCCGGGGTGCGCCTTGTGTCGATGACGCAGGAAGTCGGCGACGACCCGGTCGGCGTTATGGTCCGGCAGGTCTTTGCGCTGTTCGATGAGTACCAGTCGAACGAAATCCGCAAGCATGTCAGCCGCTCGATGAACGAGAATGCCCGGCAGGGCTTCTGGAACGGCGCGGCTCCGCCCTTCGGTTACACGACTGTAGCGGCCGGGGAGCGCGGTGCGCGCATCAAGAAAAAGCTCGCCGTCGACACGGTCGAGGCTGAAACCGTCCGCCTCATCTTCCGCCTCGTCATGGAAGGTGACGGGACGTCGGGTCCGATGGGCATCAAGGCCGCTGCCTGCTGGCTCAACGAGCGTGGCTACCGGACGCGCGGCGGCGCGCGGTGGGGGATTGGTCCCTTGCACGCCCTTGTGACCAACACCGTCTATAAGGGTGAGGCGGTGTTCAACCGGCGGGACTCGAAAACCCGCAAGGAAAAACCGGCCTCTGAGCATATCGTCGTCGCCTGCGATGCCATCATCGAACCGGCAAGGTTCGATGCGCTTCAGGCGAGCCTCAAGGCACGCAATCCCAAGGCATCGCCGCCGCGAGTCGTGACAGGGCCGATACTCTTGACCGGCATCGCGACCTGCGCCAGCTGTGGCGGCGGGATGACGCTGCGCACCGGCAAGTCAGGGCGATATCGATACTATGCCTGCGCCACCTGCGCGCAGAAGGGCAAGTCAGCGTGCAAGGGCCGGTCCGTCCCGATGGACCGGCTCGATGATGCCGTCATGGCGCGCATCAGCGACGAGTTGCTGACGCCCGAGCGCGTCGCGGACCTGCTGCACGGTCTCATGGACCGGCAGACCCGCAAAGATGCCGACTACGCTGCCCGGCTTTCGGCGCTCCGGGCAAAGCTGTCAGGCGCGGAAGCCCGCCTTGGTAGGCTCTATCAGGCCATCGAGAACGGCATTGCCGACCCGGCAGACCCGACCCTCAAAGACCGGGTTGCCGCCATCAAGACCGAGCGCGACATCGCACAGGCTGCCTTCGACCGGGCGGTCGCCGAAATGCGCCCAGAGGCGCGCATCACCGAGGACAGGATAGCGGCGTTCGTCGATGTCATGCGCCAGAACGTGCTGACCGGCGACACGTCCTTCCGACGCGCCTACCTGCGTGCGGTCATCGACAATGTCGAGGTCGATGACACGGAAATCCGCATCCACGGAAGGCGGACCGTTCTTGAGCGTCTTGTGATGGGTGGTGGGGCGGCTCCGGCTGGAGTGCCCAGTTTTGTTCGTGAATGGCGCACCCGACAGGATTCGAACCTGTAA
- a CDS encoding YciE/YciF ferroxidase family protein: MAKEKTLDDLFLDTLKDIYYAEKKILKALPKMARAASSADLKAAFEKHKDETDGHVERLQQVFELLGKRAQGKTCPAIDGIVEEGEEIMEEFKGTPALDAGLISAAQAVEHYEITRYGTLKRWAEVLGMSDAAKLLEQTLAEESMTDEALTGLADASANEMAKAA, encoded by the coding sequence ATGGCGAAAGAAAAGACATTGGACGATCTCTTCCTCGATACGCTCAAAGATATCTATTACGCGGAAAAGAAGATCCTGAAGGCGCTTCCCAAGATGGCGCGCGCCGCCTCATCGGCCGATCTGAAGGCAGCCTTCGAGAAGCACAAGGACGAAACCGACGGTCATGTCGAGCGCCTGCAGCAGGTTTTCGAGCTCCTTGGCAAGCGGGCACAGGGCAAGACGTGTCCCGCGATCGACGGCATCGTCGAGGAGGGCGAGGAGATTATGGAGGAGTTCAAGGGAACTCCCGCACTGGACGCCGGTCTGATCTCCGCTGCCCAGGCTGTCGAGCACTACGAGATCACCCGCTATGGCACGCTGAAGCGCTGGGCCGAGGTCTTGGGCATGAGCGACGCCGCCAAGCTGCTCGAACAGACGCTCGCGGAGGAATCCATGACGGACGAGGCGCTCACCGGATTGGCGGACGCCTCGGCCAACGAAATGGCCAAGGCCGCCTGA
- a CDS encoding extracellular catalytic domain type 1 short-chain-length polyhydroxyalkanoate depolymerase, with amino-acid sequence MRKISDTIARLAALQARHAAHPADLGASDHLRTLADFGTNPGGLGARFYIPSGLSKGAAVVVVLHGCTQNAAGYNHHSGWSQLADEAGFALLFPEQQRGNNPNLCFNWFQPADTKRGSGEALSIRQMIETMVVTHGLDRRRIFITGLSAGGAMAAAMLATYPEVFAGGALIAGLPYGSATTIPEAFDRMRGHGGRSEQDLQQALRSASDHRGPWPRISIWHGAADHTVSPSNAEAIAGQWRGVHRLAKAPTHREAAGPHAKQVWRNGAGEALIEINMIAGMGHGTPLGNGLGAPGPYMLDVGIASTREIAQFWGIAATEESASRRSRPQVPASQRPLPQSPAPGIENAKPKPPQPTAIHQVPRRTELGQPGVKKIIEDALRAAGLMR; translated from the coding sequence TTGAGAAAAATCTCCGATACCATCGCCCGCCTCGCCGCGCTGCAGGCGCGACATGCCGCACATCCCGCCGACCTCGGTGCGTCAGACCATCTCCGGACGCTGGCCGACTTCGGTACCAATCCCGGCGGATTGGGAGCGAGGTTCTACATTCCTAGTGGCCTATCCAAGGGCGCTGCAGTCGTCGTCGTGCTGCATGGCTGCACACAGAACGCGGCCGGCTATAATCATCATTCCGGCTGGTCCCAACTCGCCGACGAGGCTGGCTTCGCGCTCCTCTTTCCCGAACAGCAACGCGGCAACAATCCGAACCTCTGTTTCAACTGGTTCCAGCCTGCCGACACCAAGCGTGGTTCGGGCGAGGCGCTTTCGATTCGCCAGATGATCGAGACGATGGTCGTCACCCACGGTCTCGACCGAAGGAGAATCTTCATCACCGGCCTCTCGGCCGGAGGCGCAATGGCGGCGGCCATGCTGGCGACCTATCCGGAAGTGTTTGCCGGCGGTGCGTTGATTGCCGGCCTGCCCTACGGCAGCGCAACGACAATCCCGGAGGCCTTCGATCGAATGCGCGGTCACGGTGGTCGTTCGGAACAGGATCTGCAACAGGCCCTCCGCAGCGCATCGGATCATCGGGGACCGTGGCCGAGGATTTCGATTTGGCACGGTGCCGCTGACCACACGGTTTCGCCTTCCAACGCGGAAGCGATCGCAGGCCAATGGCGGGGAGTCCACCGGCTTGCGAAAGCGCCGACGCATCGGGAAGCTGCCGGACCGCACGCAAAGCAGGTCTGGCGCAACGGCGCGGGAGAGGCCTTGATCGAAATCAACATGATCGCCGGGATGGGCCACGGCACGCCGCTCGGCAACGGTCTTGGTGCTCCGGGACCTTATATGCTTGATGTCGGTATTGCCTCCACACGCGAGATCGCGCAGTTCTGGGGGATCGCGGCAACCGAGGAAAGCGCCTCCCGGAGATCGAGGCCGCAAGTGCCAGCCAGCCAACGGCCACTACCCCAGTCACCGGCGCCGGGTATAGAAAATGCGAAGCCGAAGCCCCCGCAGCCGACTGCCATCCATCAGGTCCCGCGTCGCACGGAATTGGGCCAGCCCGGCGTGAAGAAGATCATCGAGGATGCCCTGCGGGCAGCGGGCCTGATGCGCTAG
- a CDS encoding DUF6766 family protein, with the protein MRTIFRDNGLTIALVAMFLFSALGMIWSGHSAYNEELREHGSAAIGLLAYLKSGDFLSALFENWESEFLQMSAYVMLTAMLFQRGSAESRDPDDPNRPEDELPTATRRRNPILSWLYSYSLGLALALLFIISFALHWWASLAAANEEALRHGGKVQSLGDYLLDTQLWFESFQNWQSEFMSTAVLVLLSIFLRHKGSPESKPAGASNSETGA; encoded by the coding sequence ATGAGAACCATATTTCGGGACAACGGGCTTACGATCGCCCTGGTGGCGATGTTCCTGTTCAGCGCACTCGGCATGATCTGGTCGGGGCATTCTGCCTACAATGAAGAACTTCGTGAGCATGGCTCGGCAGCGATCGGACTGTTGGCTTATTTGAAAAGCGGCGACTTCCTCTCGGCGCTCTTCGAAAACTGGGAAAGCGAATTCCTGCAGATGTCGGCCTATGTCATGCTGACTGCCATGCTGTTCCAGCGCGGTTCCGCCGAGTCTCGTGATCCCGATGATCCCAACCGGCCCGAGGACGAACTTCCGACCGCCACCCGCAGGCGCAACCCGATCCTGTCGTGGCTCTATTCATACTCGCTGGGCTTGGCGCTGGCCCTGCTCTTCATCATCTCATTTGCCTTGCATTGGTGGGCGAGCCTGGCGGCCGCGAACGAGGAGGCGCTTCGGCACGGCGGCAAGGTTCAATCCCTGGGAGACTATCTTCTCGACACCCAGCTATGGTTCGAGTCCTTTCAGAACTGGCAGTCGGAATTCATGTCGACGGCCGTCCTGGTCCTGCTGTCGATTTTCCTACGCCACAAGGGCTCCCCGGAATCAAAGCCAGCCGGCGCGTCAAACTCCGAAACCGGCGCATGA
- a CDS encoding cysteine hydrolase family protein: MQRLFAPGGPWAVPWAQNVLPVIEELTARHPQQTLFTRFVPAARPGEAPGMWARYYRRWAEVTLANIDAGLVDLMPSLARFVPPARTLDKHVYSPWTEGRLDAMLNGSGIDTLVITGGETDVCVLATVLGAIDRGFRVVLATDAICSSVDQTHDALMELYRSRFSEQVEAVRIEEVLENWR, translated from the coding sequence ATGCAGCGCCTGTTCGCGCCGGGCGGGCCTTGGGCCGTGCCGTGGGCGCAAAACGTGCTGCCGGTCATCGAGGAATTGACCGCAAGACATCCGCAGCAAACGCTGTTCACACGTTTTGTTCCGGCCGCTCGGCCTGGCGAAGCACCGGGCATGTGGGCGCGGTATTATCGGCGTTGGGCCGAGGTCACCCTTGCCAACATCGATGCCGGCCTCGTCGATCTGATGCCTTCTCTGGCGCGGTTCGTGCCGCCGGCAAGAACGCTCGACAAGCATGTCTATTCGCCGTGGACTGAAGGTCGGCTCGACGCGATGCTAAATGGGTCAGGGATCGACACGCTGGTCATTACCGGCGGCGAAACCGATGTCTGCGTGCTTGCCACGGTCCTAGGCGCCATCGACCGTGGTTTTCGTGTCGTCCTTGCGACCGATGCCATCTGCAGTTCGGTCGACCAGACGCATGACGCACTGATGGAGCTCTACCGCTCTCGCTTCAGCGAGCAAGTCGAGGCGGTGAGGATTGAAGAGGTTCTGGAGAACTGGCGCTAG
- a CDS encoding DUF6894 family protein yields MQIIRTEVTQATAPTGQSILRVIFCGEGGDCVPVGMARVDGGNNEAAINRAKAVLVQTATFDLAVNDYDARSNGNFDEVAVTAANDENGGLYIFEYRDGGRGRQVPPSRMPSLEDAREEAVRCAIDLLVDLQPGTDDLSGWLVRLRDENGELLYAIDVQEAEAARLTRP; encoded by the coding sequence ATGCAGATCATTCGAACCGAAGTTACCCAGGCAACCGCCCCGACCGGACAGTCCATCCTGCGCGTGATCTTCTGCGGCGAAGGCGGTGACTGCGTTCCCGTCGGCATGGCACGCGTTGACGGCGGAAACAACGAGGCCGCTATCAATCGAGCGAAGGCGGTCCTGGTCCAGACCGCGACCTTCGATTTGGCTGTGAACGACTATGATGCCCGAAGCAACGGCAATTTTGACGAAGTCGCCGTCACAGCGGCGAATGATGAAAACGGCGGGCTCTACATCTTCGAGTATCGCGACGGCGGACGCGGCCGTCAGGTTCCTCCGTCCAGGATGCCAAGTTTAGAGGATGCGCGGGAGGAAGCAGTTCGATGCGCTATCGATCTTCTGGTCGACCTTCAGCCGGGCACGGACGATCTTTCAGGTTGGCTCGTGCGCCTGCGCGACGAGAACGGCGAACTGCTGTACGCCATCGACGTGCAGGAGGCGGAAGCGGCCCGCCTGACAAGACCATGA
- the katE gene encoding catalase has product MAKTTRQSSGKPATIHDQKLVRGNGGELHQIAEGDSEILTTAQGSPVADDQNTLKIGQRGPSLIEDFHFREKIFHFDHERIPERVVHARGYGAHGFFETYESLAAYTRADIFQRAGEKTPAFVRFSTVAGSKGSFDLARDVRGFAVKFYTNEGNWDLVGNNIPVFFIQDAIKFPDVIHSVKPEPDRAFPQAQSAHDNFWDFISLTPESMHMIMWVMSDRAIPRSFRFMQGFGVHTFRLVNAKDESTFVKFIWKPKLGMQSVVWNEAVKINGADPDFHRRDLWNAIQSGDFPEWELNLQLFDQDFADSFDFDVLDPTKIIPEEILAPVPVGRLVLDRMPDNFFAETEQVAFMTQNVPPGVDFSNDPLLQGRNFSYLDTQLKRLGSSNFTHIPINAPKCPFHHFQQDGHMAMRNPVGRVNYQPNSFGEGPRESPQHGFRSFAEADEGQKVRLRAESFADHYSQARQFFNSQTAPEQKHIAMALSFELSKVETTVIRERMVAHLLNIDEGLAETVADKLGMKQLPKPADAAVAPRDDLEPSPALSIIRNGPDSFAGRKVGVLVSPGADAALLKNLQAAIEKEGAVMEVIAPKVGGVEAADGSLIAAKHMIDGGPSVLFDAVALILSEEGAERLTGEATARDFVADAFAHCKFIGFTSGAVPLLQKAGVDPEADEGMIGLDDPKAITGFIESCRKLRLWSREMAVKL; this is encoded by the coding sequence ATGGCCAAGACAACTAGACAGTCGTCGGGCAAGCCCGCGACGATCCATGATCAAAAGCTCGTGCGGGGGAACGGAGGCGAGCTTCACCAGATCGCCGAAGGCGACAGCGAGATCCTGACGACCGCCCAAGGCAGCCCAGTGGCCGATGACCAGAATACTTTAAAGATTGGCCAGCGCGGACCGTCACTAATCGAAGACTTCCACTTCCGTGAGAAGATTTTTCATTTCGATCACGAGCGCATTCCCGAGCGCGTCGTGCATGCACGCGGCTATGGCGCGCACGGCTTCTTCGAGACCTATGAATCGCTAGCGGCTTACACCCGCGCGGATATCTTCCAGCGTGCCGGCGAGAAGACGCCGGCCTTCGTGCGGTTCTCCACGGTGGCCGGTTCGAAAGGCTCGTTCGACCTGGCGCGGGACGTGCGTGGGTTCGCCGTCAAATTCTACACCAACGAAGGCAATTGGGATCTCGTCGGCAACAACATCCCGGTTTTCTTTATTCAGGACGCAATCAAGTTTCCCGACGTCATTCATTCAGTGAAGCCTGAGCCTGATCGTGCCTTCCCGCAGGCGCAATCGGCACACGACAATTTCTGGGACTTCATCAGCCTGACGCCCGAATCGATGCACATGATCATGTGGGTCATGTCGGATCGGGCGATACCTCGGTCCTTCCGGTTCATGCAGGGATTCGGCGTTCACACGTTCCGGCTGGTCAATGCGAAGGACGAATCCACCTTCGTCAAATTCATCTGGAAGCCGAAGCTCGGCATGCAGTCGGTCGTTTGGAACGAAGCGGTCAAGATCAACGGCGCTGACCCCGATTTTCATCGACGCGACCTCTGGAATGCCATCCAGTCTGGTGATTTCCCGGAATGGGAGCTCAACCTCCAGCTCTTCGATCAGGACTTCGCGGACAGTTTTGACTTCGACGTTCTGGATCCGACCAAGATCATTCCGGAAGAAATCCTCGCGCCGGTCCCGGTCGGCCGCTTGGTGCTCGATCGTATGCCCGACAATTTCTTCGCCGAGACCGAGCAGGTCGCGTTCATGACGCAGAACGTACCGCCCGGCGTCGACTTTTCCAACGATCCCCTGCTGCAGGGTCGAAACTTCTCCTACCTGGACACGCAACTGAAGCGTCTCGGCAGCTCCAACTTCACCCATATCCCGATCAACGCACCCAAATGCCCGTTCCACCACTTCCAGCAGGATGGCCACATGGCGATGCGAAATCCGGTCGGCCGCGTGAACTACCAGCCGAATTCATTCGGCGAAGGCCCGCGGGAATCGCCGCAGCACGGTTTCCGGTCGTTCGCCGAGGCGGATGAAGGCCAGAAAGTCCGTCTGCGCGCAGAGAGCTTCGCCGACCACTACAGCCAGGCGCGACAGTTCTTCAACAGTCAGACCGCGCCTGAGCAGAAGCATATCGCCATGGCGCTGTCCTTCGAGCTTTCCAAGGTCGAGACAACGGTTATCCGCGAGCGCATGGTGGCGCATCTCCTCAACATTGATGAAGGCTTGGCAGAAACTGTCGCTGACAAGCTTGGCATGAAGCAATTGCCCAAGCCCGCGGATGCGGCGGTCGCGCCGAGGGACGATCTCGAACCATCGCCGGCGCTCAGCATCATCCGGAACGGGCCTGACAGTTTTGCTGGCCGCAAGGTCGGCGTGCTTGTCAGTCCCGGCGCCGATGCAGCGCTGCTGAAGAACCTCCAGGCAGCGATCGAGAAAGAAGGCGCGGTGATGGAGGTCATAGCGCCCAAGGTGGGCGGCGTCGAGGCGGCGGATGGAAGTCTCATCGCTGCAAAGCACATGATCGACGGCGGGCCATCGGTCCTGTTCGACGCAGTAGCGCTGATCCTCTCCGAGGAAGGAGCGGAGCGCCTGACGGGTGAGGCCACCGCGCGCGATTTCGTTGCCGACGCTTTTGCTCATTGCAAATTCATCGGCTTCACGTCGGGCGCCGTCCCGCTGCTGCAGAAGGCCGGCGTCGATCCGGAAGCCGATGAAGGCATGATTGGTCTCGATGACCCCAAGGCGATTACCGGTTTTATCGAGAGCTGCCGCAAGCTGCGTCTCTGGAGCCGGGAAATGGCCGTCAAATTGTAG
- a CDS encoding divalent metal cation transporter — translation MTPSFPLNGDSFTVIVAILGTTISPYLLFWQSSQEVEEIEQDPQAKALVRAPDGAKREIRRIRLDTFVGMAVSNVVALAIITSTAATLHAAGQTEIASAADVAEALRPLAGEFAFFIFSLGIIGPGLLSLPVLAGSAAYAFGEAQGWKCGLENKPWEAVGFYSVISISVLLGLGIGFLSIDPRRCFGVPVINGFVAVPSMAGMMVVASRRDQKGRFTVSTSVRARRNSSRARRSNARCQRNAGCRFDAYQATKRQAHEIAEG, via the coding sequence GTGACGCCTTCGTTTCCGCTCAACGGAGATAGTTTCACCGTCATCGTAGCGATCCTGGGAACGACGATCAGTCCTTATCTTCTGTTTTGGCAAAGCTCCCAGGAAGTCGAGGAAATTGAACAAGACCCGCAAGCCAAAGCGCTGGTCAGGGCACCGGATGGGGCGAAGCGTGAGATCCGGCGCATCCGACTGGATACGTTCGTCGGCATGGCTGTTTCCAATGTGGTCGCGCTTGCCATCATAACGAGCACAGCAGCAACCCTTCATGCAGCGGGACAGACCGAGATCGCGAGCGCCGCCGACGTTGCCGAGGCACTGCGCCCGCTTGCAGGCGAGTTCGCGTTCTTCATCTTCAGCCTTGGTATCATCGGACCCGGTTTATTGTCGCTTCCCGTTCTCGCCGGTTCTGCAGCCTACGCATTTGGGGAGGCTCAAGGCTGGAAATGCGGTTTGGAAAACAAGCCTTGGGAAGCGGTAGGATTTTACAGCGTTATCTCCATCTCGGTGTTGCTCGGTTTGGGGATAGGATTTTTGTCGATTGATCCCAGGCGTTGTTTTGGAGTGCCCGTGATCAACGGTTTCGTCGCTGTACCGAGTATGGCGGGTATGATGGTCGTAGCCAGCCGCCGCGATCAGAAGGGGCGGTTCACCGTTTCCACGAGCGTGCGGGCTCGGCGAAACTCGTCACGGGCACGACGCAGCAATGCTCGATGCCAACGAAACGCTGGATGCCGATTTGACGCTTATCAGGCAACAAAACGACAAGCTCATGAAATAGCTGAAGGCTAA
- a CDS encoding low affinity iron permease family protein, giving the protein MNRFLFAAADFLSRPPGFYLLIAAMVACTAMVPFGLTNVVTYALSVAAIVITGVVLIQGYRDTAAIHAKLDEIIVALQETRNNVVGLEHAEPEEIKAHLARLEMEAAEADRKAEEDGASAA; this is encoded by the coding sequence ATGAACCGATTTCTCTTTGCGGCTGCCGACTTTCTGTCCCGGCCGCCGGGCTTCTATTTGTTGATCGCCGCGATGGTCGCTTGCACGGCGATGGTTCCTTTCGGGCTAACAAACGTAGTCACCTATGCGCTTTCAGTAGCTGCGATTGTGATTACCGGTGTCGTCCTGATCCAGGGTTATCGCGACACCGCTGCTATTCATGCAAAGCTTGATGAGATCATAGTTGCACTGCAGGAAACGAGGAACAATGTCGTCGGGCTGGAGCACGCCGAGCCCGAGGAGATCAAGGCCCATTTGGCGCGGCTTGAAATGGAAGCGGCGGAGGCCGATCGAAAAGCAGAGGAAGACGGGGCCTCTGCCGCCTAA